From Micromonospora echinospora, one genomic window encodes:
- a CDS encoding ABC transporter ATP-binding protein — MPAVLEIEGLRKTYKSRRRGERHALDGFDMRVDAGQVHGFLGPNGSGKTTTLRTLLGLIRANAGQMALLGREVPAALPEVAGQVGAIVESPQFFPHFSARDTLSLLAGAGNVAPRRVDEVLELVGLRDRAGERVKTYSLGMKQRLAVASALLKDPKLLILDEPANGLDPGGIREMRTLMRDLAASGMTVVLSSHILGEIQLICDSVTIISLGRRVAFGPVEEVLARYSGGAVRVRLEAATDLPLAAETLRRSGVQVTGYDDHLMLAGVDKPATVTRLLAEHGLYVSELAPVTADLESVFLELTATAPVPGQHRQVDESRKVGGHTQGGQSA, encoded by the coding sequence GTGCCCGCCGTGCTGGAGATAGAAGGTCTACGCAAGACGTACAAGAGTCGGAGGCGCGGCGAACGGCACGCGCTCGACGGCTTCGACATGCGGGTCGACGCCGGGCAGGTGCACGGCTTCCTCGGCCCGAACGGATCCGGCAAGACCACCACCCTGCGTACCCTGCTCGGTCTGATCCGGGCGAACGCCGGCCAGATGGCGCTGTTGGGCCGTGAAGTCCCGGCCGCGTTGCCCGAGGTGGCCGGACAGGTCGGCGCGATCGTGGAGAGCCCGCAGTTCTTCCCGCACTTCTCCGCGCGGGACACCCTTTCGCTGCTCGCCGGGGCCGGGAACGTCGCGCCGCGCCGGGTCGACGAGGTGCTGGAACTGGTCGGGCTCCGCGACCGGGCCGGCGAGCGGGTCAAGACGTACTCGCTCGGCATGAAGCAGCGCCTCGCGGTCGCCTCGGCGCTGCTCAAGGACCCGAAGCTGCTGATCCTCGACGAGCCGGCCAACGGCCTCGACCCGGGCGGCATCCGGGAGATGCGCACCCTCATGCGGGATCTGGCCGCCTCCGGGATGACCGTGGTGCTCTCCAGCCACATCCTCGGCGAGATCCAGCTCATCTGCGACTCGGTCACCATCATCTCGCTGGGCCGTCGGGTCGCCTTCGGACCGGTCGAGGAGGTCCTCGCCCGCTACTCCGGCGGCGCGGTACGGGTCCGGTTGGAGGCGGCCACCGACCTGCCACTCGCCGCCGAGACGCTGCGCCGGTCCGGCGTGCAGGTCACCGGGTACGACGACCACCTGATGCTGGCCGGTGTGGACAAGCCGGCCACGGTGACCCGGCTGCTCGCCGAACACGGTCTCTACGTCAGCGAACTGGCCCCGGTCACCGCCGACCTGGAGAGCGTCTTCCTGGAACTGACCGCCACCGCGCCGGTTCCCGGCCAGCACCGTCAGGTCGACGAGTCCCGCAAGGTCGGCGGCCACACCCAGGGAGGGCAGAGCGCATGA
- a CDS encoding ABC transporter permease subunit, which translates to MSLYVTELRRLGKRRFTRYMTLIGLLVLLAVAVGTFLTNQKIGPEQRAAAERAAQAQYERQVRFMEQDRAECERLQAAGEPTGDRYPDDCSAITPPAREDFEARWFLPSTFDFRESFGATLIPYAAILALVAFVVGASFVGAEWSTGGMMNLLLWRPKRLNVLLTKLAALLTGVVAVTVLGLLAWTAAFWAVGSFRGSTARMTSGVWQSFALTGLRGFALVVVAAVVGFALASLGRHTAFALGGVLAVAVVGQFGLGVVLALADVKFPEAWLIPTYGLAWMGKEIKLQNYDACNFSVSGGCEPDVLTITWQHSSVLLLTGLVLALGAALWSMRRRDIA; encoded by the coding sequence ATGAGCCTGTACGTCACCGAACTGCGTCGCCTCGGCAAGCGCCGCTTCACCCGGTACATGACCCTGATCGGCCTGCTGGTGCTCCTCGCCGTGGCGGTCGGCACGTTCCTCACCAACCAGAAGATCGGCCCGGAGCAGCGGGCCGCCGCCGAACGGGCGGCCCAGGCACAGTACGAGAGGCAGGTCCGCTTCATGGAGCAGGACCGGGCCGAGTGCGAACGGCTCCAGGCAGCCGGCGAGCCGACCGGCGACCGCTACCCAGACGACTGCTCGGCTATCACCCCGCCAGCCCGGGAGGACTTCGAGGCCCGCTGGTTCCTCCCGTCGACCTTCGACTTCCGGGAGAGCTTCGGGGCGACGCTGATCCCGTACGCGGCGATCCTGGCGCTGGTCGCCTTCGTGGTCGGCGCCTCCTTCGTCGGCGCCGAATGGAGCACCGGCGGCATGATGAACCTGCTGCTGTGGCGGCCGAAGCGGCTCAACGTCCTGCTGACCAAGCTGGCGGCGCTGCTCACCGGCGTGGTCGCGGTGACCGTGCTCGGGCTGCTCGCGTGGACGGCCGCCTTCTGGGCGGTTGGCTCCTTCCGGGGCAGCACCGCCAGGATGACCTCGGGCGTCTGGCAGTCCTTCGCCCTCACCGGCCTGCGCGGGTTCGCGTTGGTGGTGGTCGCGGCGGTGGTCGGGTTCGCGCTGGCCTCGCTGGGCCGGCACACCGCGTTCGCCCTCGGTGGGGTGCTTGCCGTCGCCGTCGTCGGGCAGTTCGGCCTCGGCGTGGTGCTCGCCCTGGCCGACGTGAAGTTCCCCGAGGCCTGGCTGATCCCCACCTACGGCCTGGCCTGGATGGGGAAGGAGATCAAGCTGCAGAACTACGACGCCTGCAACTTCTCGGTGTCCGGGGGCTGCGAGCCTGACGTCCTCACCATCACCTGGCAGCACTCGTCGGTGCTACTCCTCACCGGGCTGGTGCTCGCCCTCGGCGCGGCCCTCTGGTCGATGCGCCGTCGCGACATCGCCTGA
- a CDS encoding DUF3263 domain-containing protein, with amino-acid sequence MQPSADAFPGRADRTEQASSARGVPPPRSAPEVESAPSAPESASEVPAAQPAPADAEHGTAQPAVRDPAVGIAQVASDPAAGEAPAPLSDDQAVPPARDAGGTAPADGLTERERGILAFERHWWRHAGAKEQAIRDTFGLSATRYYQLLNALLDNPAALAADPLLVGRLRRLRSSRARNRRR; translated from the coding sequence ATGCAGCCGTCCGCCGACGCGTTCCCCGGCCGTGCCGACCGCACGGAACAAGCGTCGTCCGCGCGCGGGGTGCCTCCGCCCCGGTCCGCCCCGGAGGTGGAGTCCGCCCCGTCCGCCCCGGAGAGCGCGTCCGAGGTGCCGGCGGCGCAACCCGCTCCCGCCGACGCGGAACACGGCACCGCGCAGCCCGCAGTCCGCGACCCGGCGGTCGGCATCGCGCAGGTCGCCTCCGACCCGGCGGCCGGGGAAGCACCGGCACCGCTTTCCGACGACCAGGCCGTGCCGCCGGCGCGGGATGCCGGTGGCACGGCACCCGCGGACGGTCTGACCGAGCGCGAACGGGGGATCCTCGCCTTCGAGCGGCACTGGTGGCGGCACGCCGGTGCCAAGGAGCAGGCCATCCGGGACACCTTCGGTCTCTCCGCCACCCGGTACTACCAACTTCTCAACGCGCTGCTGGACAATCCGGCGGCCCTCGCCGCCGACCCGTTGCTGGTCGGCCGGCTGCGTCGGCTGCGCTCGTCCCGGGCCCGCAACCGCCGCCGCTGA
- a CDS encoding GNAT family N-acetyltransferase, which produces MAGAVRLEPVDERNLEPLLSVAAAEAEPSDVMPPVEAPAGWSAARREAFREFHRAHFGGFDGPTGTVMFAILLGGEVVGMIRMARRAEPGTVETGMWLGRSARGQGVGAAALRELLNVAAAHGMRTVAAETTVDNTGALGVLARCGAKLRSDGGTIHAEICLDSAPPMP; this is translated from the coding sequence GTGGCAGGTGCGGTCCGGCTGGAGCCGGTGGACGAGCGGAACCTGGAGCCGCTGCTCTCGGTGGCCGCCGCCGAGGCGGAGCCGAGTGACGTGATGCCGCCGGTGGAGGCGCCGGCCGGCTGGTCGGCGGCTCGTCGGGAGGCGTTCCGCGAGTTCCACCGTGCCCACTTCGGCGGCTTCGACGGCCCGACCGGCACCGTCATGTTCGCGATCCTGCTCGGCGGCGAGGTCGTCGGCATGATCAGGATGGCCCGCCGCGCCGAGCCCGGCACCGTGGAGACCGGGATGTGGCTGGGGCGTTCGGCCCGTGGCCAGGGAGTCGGTGCGGCGGCCCTGCGGGAGTTGCTCAACGTCGCCGCCGCACACGGCATGCGCACCGTGGCCGCCGAGACGACCGTCGACAACACCGGGGCGCTGGGCGTGCTCGCCCGGTGCGGCGCAAAATTGCGCTCCGACGGCGGGACCATACACGCGGAAATCTGTCTTGATTCCGCCCCGCCCATGCCGTAA
- a CDS encoding SRPBCC family protein produces MSVPSNPSLNLRGRLRDQLLRDARDLVGAIGERAVAVVTERITGATGRLSEYAKQGGGPGLVAAATGAQRLAEGKSPVRAMVGAGLAGGKEKLMAAIGARGGKSKGGKKKLKVTNIVETIEVGVPLRVAYNQWTQFADFPSFMKKVENVDQEADEKLTWKAQVLWSHRTWESTVVQQVPDSHIHWRSKGEKGSVDGTVSFHAVAPDLTRILVVLEYHPQGLFERTGNLWRAQGRRVRLELKHFVRHVMTQTVLDPDQVEGWRGEIRDSRVVRDHETALREERERAEAESQEREPEEPEEGEEPEEAPRRQGRPAGRARRPAPRRRPAEEEYEDEYDEYDEEPEDEEPEEEEPPRRRRPERAGRPQPREEERSREERRPREEGRSREEGRPRPAARRTPEGPRRPVVRRRREDRDE; encoded by the coding sequence GTGTCGGTCCCCTCGAACCCGAGCCTGAACCTGCGCGGCAGGCTGCGCGACCAGTTGCTGCGTGACGCGCGGGACCTGGTCGGGGCGATCGGCGAGCGCGCCGTGGCCGTGGTGACCGAGCGGATCACCGGCGCGACCGGCCGGCTCAGCGAGTACGCGAAACAGGGAGGCGGGCCGGGCCTGGTCGCGGCGGCGACGGGCGCGCAGAGACTCGCCGAGGGCAAGTCGCCGGTCCGGGCGATGGTCGGTGCCGGTCTGGCCGGCGGTAAGGAGAAGTTGATGGCGGCCATCGGTGCCCGGGGTGGCAAGAGCAAGGGCGGGAAGAAGAAGCTCAAGGTCACCAACATCGTCGAGACGATCGAGGTGGGCGTGCCGCTGCGGGTCGCCTACAACCAGTGGACACAGTTCGCGGACTTCCCGAGCTTCATGAAGAAGGTCGAGAACGTCGACCAGGAGGCCGACGAGAAGTTGACCTGGAAGGCGCAGGTTCTCTGGTCGCACCGGACCTGGGAGTCGACCGTCGTCCAGCAGGTGCCGGACTCGCACATCCACTGGCGCTCGAAGGGCGAGAAGGGTTCGGTCGACGGGACGGTCAGCTTCCACGCGGTGGCACCGGACCTCACCCGGATCCTGGTCGTGCTCGAGTACCACCCGCAGGGCCTCTTCGAGCGCACCGGCAACCTCTGGCGTGCCCAGGGACGCCGGGTGCGCCTCGAACTGAAGCACTTCGTCCGGCACGTGATGACCCAGACCGTTCTGGATCCGGACCAGGTCGAGGGCTGGCGTGGCGAGATCCGCGACTCGCGGGTGGTCCGGGACCACGAGACCGCGCTGCGCGAGGAGCGGGAGCGTGCCGAAGCCGAATCGCAGGAGCGGGAGCCCGAGGAGCCGGAGGAGGGCGAGGAGCCGGAGGAGGCCCCTCGGAGGCAGGGCCGTCCCGCCGGTCGTGCCCGCCGCCCGGCGCCGCGCCGTCGCCCCGCGGAGGAAGAGTACGAGGACGAGTACGACGAGTACGACGAGGAGCCGGAGGACGAGGAGCCGGAGGAGGAGGAACCGCCGCGCCGCCGGCGTCCGGAGCGGGCCGGCCGTCCGCAGCCCCGCGAGGAGGAACGTTCCCGCGAGGAAAGACGCCCTCGCGAGGAGGGACGATCTCGCGAGGAGGGACGTCCTCGTCCGGCTGCCCGGCGCACCCCGGAGGGGCCCCGCCGGCCCGTGGTCCGGCGTCGGCGTGAGGACCGGGACGAATGA
- a CDS encoding GvpL/GvpF family gas vesicle protein, with protein sequence MAGPSGMFVYGIVPADVEPTEDAVGVGDPPGEVTAVVHGELAALVSEVDLEQPVGRPVDLTAYQELLDGTAAVAPVVPVRFGTVVTGTDAVHDLLDAHRDRFRAALDELDGRTQYTVRGRFHESELMGALLAENPGAADLAEQVRGQPEAASREQRIRLGEIISQAVELRREAETRELVDVLGPVAVTSTVRPPGHEMDAMHVSFLVDVDRADEFAVVAEEFAGQRRELVRMRLLGPLAPYDFVDAHHLAG encoded by the coding sequence ATGGCCGGACCGAGCGGCATGTTCGTCTACGGCATCGTCCCGGCGGACGTGGAGCCGACCGAGGACGCGGTCGGGGTGGGCGATCCGCCGGGCGAGGTGACCGCAGTGGTCCACGGTGAGCTGGCCGCCCTGGTCAGCGAGGTGGACCTGGAGCAGCCGGTGGGCCGGCCGGTGGACCTGACCGCGTACCAGGAACTGCTGGACGGGACGGCGGCGGTGGCCCCGGTCGTGCCGGTGCGGTTCGGCACGGTGGTCACCGGCACCGACGCGGTGCACGACCTGCTGGACGCCCACCGGGACCGGTTCCGGGCCGCCCTCGACGAGCTCGACGGACGGACGCAGTACACCGTGCGCGGCCGGTTCCACGAGTCGGAGCTGATGGGTGCGCTGCTCGCCGAGAACCCGGGCGCGGCGGACCTCGCCGAGCAGGTGCGCGGACAGCCGGAGGCGGCCAGCCGGGAACAGCGCATCCGGCTCGGGGAGATCATCAGCCAGGCGGTGGAACTGCGCCGGGAGGCGGAGACCCGGGAACTGGTCGACGTGCTCGGCCCGGTGGCGGTGACCAGCACGGTCCGTCCGCCCGGGCACGAGATGGACGCGATGCACGTGTCGTTCCTGGTCGACGTCGACCGGGCGGACGAGTTCGCGGTGGTGGCGGAGGAGTTCGCGGGCCAACGCCGGGAGCTGGTCCGGATGCGGCTGCTCGGTCCACTCGCCCCGTACGACTTCGTCGACGCCCACCATCTGGCGGGGTGA
- a CDS encoding gas vesicle protein GvpG encodes MEILWSLLTLPYAPVRGLTAVLKVVAREAESRRQNPVHIRRELEEIDAAAAAGELTEEERNRLQQQVLNRLVSPAVPSGGPDRPTRGR; translated from the coding sequence GTGGAGATCCTGTGGTCGTTGCTGACCCTCCCGTACGCGCCGGTGCGCGGGCTGACCGCGGTGCTCAAGGTGGTGGCCCGGGAAGCGGAGTCCCGGCGGCAGAACCCGGTCCACATCCGCCGTGAGCTGGAGGAGATCGACGCTGCCGCGGCGGCGGGCGAGCTGACCGAGGAGGAGCGGAACCGGTTGCAGCAGCAGGTGCTGAACCGGCTCGTCAGCCCGGCCGTGCCGAGCGGCGGGCCGGACCGGCCGACGCGAGGGAGGTGA
- a CDS encoding gas vesicle protein — protein MRTQRSRAGSRSTGQDRREPADDRYAEDDDRYTDDDYSDEESYDEEEEVEPIPAGEAAREGLRQVSRLTGRDPSGVTSVQPNGTGWRVGVELVEDHRIPASTDLLGLYEVDLDADGEVLSFRRVRRYQRGKGEVG, from the coding sequence GTGCGGACGCAGCGAAGCCGAGCAGGTTCCCGGTCCACGGGTCAGGACCGGCGCGAGCCGGCCGACGACCGGTACGCGGAGGACGACGACCGGTACACCGACGACGACTACTCCGACGAGGAGTCGTACGACGAGGAAGAGGAGGTCGAGCCGATCCCGGCCGGCGAGGCGGCCCGGGAGGGGCTGCGGCAGGTCAGCCGGCTCACCGGCCGGGACCCGTCCGGGGTGACCTCGGTGCAGCCCAACGGGACCGGCTGGCGGGTCGGTGTGGAACTGGTGGAGGACCACCGCATCCCGGCGTCGACCGACCTGCTCGGCCTCTACGAGGTCGACCTGGACGCCGACGGCGAGGTGCTCTCCTTCCGGCGGGTCCGCCGATACCAGCGTGGCAAGGGCGAGGTGGGCTGA
- a CDS encoding GvpL/GvpF family gas vesicle protein: MRPDPVVPTTPAGTGTWLHGIVPASVAGALAPVTGLADTPVRVVRGSGLAAVFSAVPLDEYGEQPLRRNLENLGWLERTARAHHRVVDVLARTGPVVPARLATVHTDERRLAVLLHDRRADLTATLARLAGHQEWGVKGYVLPGGPPPADGGATPPRTAVGGAGKPAVDAGGAGTPTVDPGGAAAPAVDAGGPGTPTASGTGAGAAYLRRRRAQLRARETGQQAAAHSAAAVHTELAGYAAQARRHTPQDSRLSGEPHPMALNGAYLVPVEGLAGFRAVVAALATRHPALRLELTGPWPPYSFIVEQPGS, from the coding sequence ATGAGGCCTGATCCGGTCGTCCCGACCACACCCGCCGGCACCGGCACCTGGCTGCACGGCATCGTCCCGGCGTCCGTCGCCGGGGCGCTGGCTCCGGTCACCGGACTCGCGGACACCCCGGTGCGGGTGGTCCGCGGGTCCGGCCTGGCCGCCGTGTTCAGCGCCGTCCCGCTCGACGAGTACGGCGAGCAGCCGCTGCGCCGCAACCTGGAGAACCTGGGGTGGCTGGAGCGCACCGCCCGGGCGCACCACCGGGTGGTGGACGTGCTGGCGCGCACCGGCCCGGTGGTGCCGGCCCGGCTGGCCACCGTGCACACCGACGAGCGCCGGCTGGCCGTGCTGCTGCACGACCGTCGGGCCGACCTGACCGCCACCCTGGCCCGGCTCGCCGGCCACCAGGAGTGGGGCGTCAAGGGGTACGTGCTGCCCGGCGGTCCGCCCCCCGCCGACGGTGGCGCGACCCCACCGAGGACAGCCGTCGGTGGCGCGGGAAAGCCGGCGGTCGACGCCGGTGGTGCGGGGACGCCGACGGTGGACCCTGGGGGCGCGGCAGCCCCGGCGGTCGACGCCGGTGGGCCGGGGACGCCGACGGCCAGCGGCACCGGAGCGGGAGCCGCCTACCTGCGGCGGCGTCGGGCCCAGCTACGGGCCCGGGAGACCGGCCAGCAGGCCGCGGCGCACAGCGCGGCGGCGGTGCACACGGAACTGGCCGGCTACGCGGCGCAGGCCCGCCGGCACACGCCGCAGGACAGCCGGCTCTCCGGCGAGCCCCACCCGATGGCGCTCAACGGCGCGTACCTGGTGCCGGTCGAAGGGCTCGCCGGGTTCCGTGCGGTCGTCGCGGCACTCGCCACGCGTCACCCGGCGCTTCGGCTGGAGCTGACTGGCCCGTGGCCGCCGTACTCCTTCATCGTCGAGCAGCCGGGGAGCTGA
- a CDS encoding gas vesicle protein has product MATTSLVPSSADDPLAYQTIALVDLLDRVLATGVVVSGDITISIADVDLVYVSLRALISSVGALTPPGGPG; this is encoded by the coding sequence ATGGCGACCACCTCGCTGGTGCCGAGCAGTGCCGACGATCCGCTGGCCTACCAGACGATCGCCCTGGTGGACCTGCTCGACCGGGTCCTCGCGACCGGGGTGGTGGTCAGCGGGGACATCACCATCTCCATCGCCGACGTCGACCTGGTGTACGTCTCGCTGCGCGCACTGATCTCCTCGGTCGGCGCGCTCACCCCGCCCGGTGGCCCCGGATGA
- a CDS encoding gas vesicle protein K, translating into MTAPGDPGSAPPDEAAALAAALGEPQWRAPRVTPLDRRLAVDRDSVEKGLASLVLTVIELLRQLMERQALRRVELGDLTDEQVERIGVTLMALEEQMVGLREHFGLAPEDLNLDLGPLGPLLPTDGSPR; encoded by the coding sequence ATGACCGCCCCCGGGGACCCCGGGTCGGCCCCACCGGACGAGGCCGCCGCGCTGGCTGCCGCGCTCGGCGAGCCGCAGTGGCGGGCACCCCGGGTGACGCCGTTGGACCGGCGGCTGGCGGTGGACCGGGACTCGGTGGAGAAGGGCCTGGCCAGCCTGGTGCTGACCGTCATCGAGCTGCTGCGTCAGCTGATGGAACGGCAGGCGCTGCGCCGGGTCGAGCTGGGTGACCTGACCGACGAGCAGGTCGAGCGGATCGGGGTGACCCTGATGGCGCTGGAGGAGCAGATGGTCGGGCTGCGCGAGCACTTCGGCCTGGCCCCCGAGGACCTGAACCTGGACCTCGGACCGCTCGGCCCGCTGCTGCCCACCGACGGGTCACCCCGCTGA